GCGGCAAATCGATGACGGCGTGTGGTGGTAAACGGTTTCGGCGTCGGAGACGCCTCCCACAACAATCACCCAATCACTTCTTCTCGCTGTGCCCCAAATCGCGCTGCGGCGCAATTCGATCGCGCACCATCTGCTTCAGCTCCTTGATATCAGGAAACCCTTCCCGCTCCGCGCGATCCCAAACGAGCTCCTCATTCACACGAATCTGAAACACGCCCCCCGTCCCCGGCGCCAGCGCCACCTCGCCTAGTTCCTCAGCGAACGTCGAGAGCAACTCCTGCCCCATCCACGCAGCGCGCAGCAGCCAGCGGCATTGGGTGCAGTAGACGATCTCGACTCGCGGCGAACGATTCATAGCGGCTCCTGGTCACGCCGAATTTTCCTCAACTTCGGCCGCCTGCTATAGTACTACCGGCCACTTCTCTTGCAAAACCGCGGAACCGTCGCCATGCGATTGCCCAGCCCTTTTCCGTTTCCTCAGCAACGGTCGCGCAACTCCGGCGGACGCTCTCCATTCGGCGGTTCGTCAGACGGTCGGTCGAACGGCCTCAAGGCTCGGCTGCTCATTGCACTCGCCATCGTCGGGTTCGCCGTGCTGAGCTACTATCTCAAGCCAGGCGATGTCAATGAAGTCACCGGCGAAGTCGAGCGCGTCGCGCTGATCGATCCCGAGGAAGAGATCCAGCTCGGCCTGCAAGCGGCGCCCGAAATGGTCGACATGCATGGCGGGCAGTCCCGCGATCGCGGCGGGCAGCAGGCGGTGAACATTGTCGGCAACCAACTGCTCGATGCACTCGACCGCGACCTCAAACAACACGATCGCCACAACCCGTATCGCAACGCCTTCCGCTTCACGCTGCTCGCCGATCCGCAGACGGTGAACGCCTTCGCGCTGCCCGGCGGACCGGTCTTCATCACCCAGGCGCTGTATGATAAGTTCACGACGAAGGGCCAGCTCGCCGGCGTGCTCGGCCACGAGATCGGCCACGTCCTCTCGCGCCATGCTAACAAGCAGATGGCGCGGCAGGGTATGTTCCAAGGCATCGCCGGCGCCGTCGGCGTGCTCGGCGGAGACGTGAACAGCGCTCAAATGGGGCAGATGGTTTCGTCGGTCCTCAGCACGAGCTACGGCCGCGACGCTGAACTCGAAAGCGACAAGTGGGGCGTCCGCCTGATGGCGATGGCCGGCTACGACCCGCGGGCGATGATCGACGTGATGCAGATCCTCGACGAAGCAAGCGGCGGCGCGGGTGGCCCGCCGGAGTTCCTCAGCACGCATCCGAAGCCGGCGAACCGGGTGGAGTACATCAAGCGGGTGATTGCCGAGGAGTTCCCGAACGGCGTGCCAGATGGCTTAGAGAAGTAACCCGCAAGCTCGTCCGGACTTTAGCCCTGGACTCCGCCCGGGGCTAGTGCGATCAAAACAGAGGCAACTGCTCGCCGCTGATCCGCGGCGGGCGGAACGCTTTGTTGCTCAGCGGCGGTGACTTCCCATCGAGCCCGTACCGCTTCACAAACACGCGAAACGCCTGCTCGATCTGATCCGCCATCGGCCCGGTGCCGCGCATCCGCTGGCCGAACTCCGCCGTGTTGAGCTTTCCTTTGCGGGCCGCGCGGACGAACGATTCGACCTTCGCCGCGTGGTTCGGCCGTTGCCGCGCGATCCAGTCGAGGAAGACGTCCTTCACGGTCGAGGGCAGCCGCAGCAGCGTATGGTGGGCGCCGATCGCTCCCGCCTCGCTCGCCGCCTTCAAGATCGCCGGCGTCTCGCTGTCGGTTAGTCCGGGAATGATCGGGCCGACCATCACGTTCGTCGGTACGCCCGCCTTGGCCAGCGTTTCGATCGCTCTCAGTCGCGCCGTCGGGGCGCTGGTCCGCGGCTCCATCACGCGAGCGAGCGATTGGTCGAGCGTCGTCACGCTGATCGCCACCCGCACCGCCTGGTGGGCTGCTAGCTCCTGCAGTAGATCGACGTCACGCGTAATGAGCGCGTTCTTGGTGATCATCCCTGCCGGTTGCCGGCACTCGGCAAGCACCTCCAAACAGCCGCGCGTCAGCTTGAACTCCCGCTCCGCCGGCTGGTAGCAGTCGGTCACTCCGGAGAAGACGATCGTCTCGGCCGTCCACTTCGGCCGCGCAAGGAACTGCCGCAGTAGCTCGGGGGCGCGTCGTTTGACGAGGATCTTCGTTTCGAAGTCGATCCCCGCGCTCATACCGAGATATTCGTGCCCGGGACGAGCGTAGCAGTAGCTGCACCCGTGGCTGCAGCCGCGGTAG
This sequence is a window from Lacipirellula parvula. Protein-coding genes within it:
- a CDS encoding M48 family metallopeptidase; protein product: MRLPSPFPFPQQRSRNSGGRSPFGGSSDGRSNGLKARLLIALAIVGFAVLSYYLKPGDVNEVTGEVERVALIDPEEEIQLGLQAAPEMVDMHGGQSRDRGGQQAVNIVGNQLLDALDRDLKQHDRHNPYRNAFRFTLLADPQTVNAFALPGGPVFITQALYDKFTTKGQLAGVLGHEIGHVLSRHANKQMARQGMFQGIAGAVGVLGGDVNSAQMGQMVSSVLSTSYGRDAELESDKWGVRLMAMAGYDPRAMIDVMQILDEASGGAGGPPEFLSTHPKPANRVEYIKRVIAEEFPNGVPDGLEK
- a CDS encoding PA0069 family radical SAM protein, yielding MSGANSRPNIRGRAAGVQPDNPYLHTRQVDDFEHVAEDDEYLDSLDRPPTQYLDDESQSIVATNDSPDVSFNYSVNPYRGCSHGCSYCYARPGHEYLGMSAGIDFETKILVKRRAPELLRQFLARPKWTAETIVFSGVTDCYQPAEREFKLTRGCLEVLAECRQPAGMITKNALITRDVDLLQELAAHQAVRVAISVTTLDQSLARVMEPRTSAPTARLRAIETLAKAGVPTNVMVGPIIPGLTDSETPAILKAASEAGAIGAHHTLLRLPSTVKDVFLDWIARQRPNHAAKVESFVRAARKGKLNTAEFGQRMRGTGPMADQIEQAFRVFVKRYGLDGKSPPLSNKAFRPPRISGEQLPLF
- a CDS encoding SelT/SelW/SelH family protein, which encodes MNRSPRVEIVYCTQCRWLLRAAWMGQELLSTFAEELGEVALAPGTGGVFQIRVNEELVWDRAEREGFPDIKELKQMVRDRIAPQRDLGHSEKK